Proteins encoded together in one Acidobacteriota bacterium window:
- a CDS encoding O-antigen ligase family protein: MAYGHNPTHTSTADTMPQLRSNSSLLTVVLISTGLSMIPGEVMPGIPLSAVAWVVPLAWALAVAIGTPGNTTFPVGIWMPWLGLVVLYLAVSDNPNAFQRSVMMFCPLAIGAVVSRARICPSDLDRARGHLVTLQIAIVIVALVRTAILATGALPMTSNLAALVMTAALLCTTLATRFALGDRKALLWWVPMAAIPVVGVTRTGIAVALLTLPLTLAPLSLKRRLLVLVVLASAGFAVFQTEPIQRKMFYSGSGTLAEIRADNADFATTGRSAMWVEMNEAIAKRPLLGHGANASESLIVDVTKGALTHPHNDWLRLSYDYGYLGAAIFALTLLAQTLHTLKHARRATGEARILLFSGASSFVSFALFMFTDNILLYAAFFGNLQFAILGLGYAALRTQQNEGGL; encoded by the coding sequence GTGGCATACGGTCACAATCCCACACACACGTCAACCGCCGACACCATGCCGCAGTTGCGCAGTAATTCGTCGCTTCTCACAGTCGTGCTGATCAGCACGGGTCTGTCGATGATCCCTGGCGAAGTGATGCCCGGGATCCCCCTCTCGGCCGTGGCATGGGTCGTCCCGCTCGCCTGGGCTCTGGCGGTCGCCATCGGTACGCCGGGCAACACCACCTTTCCGGTCGGGATCTGGATGCCCTGGCTCGGGTTGGTTGTTCTCTACCTGGCAGTATCTGACAACCCGAACGCGTTCCAGCGATCCGTCATGATGTTCTGCCCCCTGGCAATCGGGGCCGTCGTGTCGAGGGCCCGCATCTGCCCCAGCGATCTCGATCGCGCACGCGGTCACCTGGTCACACTGCAGATCGCCATCGTGATTGTTGCGCTGGTACGAACCGCAATCCTCGCCACCGGCGCGCTGCCGATGACGAGCAATCTGGCGGCGTTGGTCATGACAGCCGCGCTTCTCTGTACCACGTTGGCGACGCGCTTTGCATTGGGGGACAGGAAGGCGCTGCTCTGGTGGGTGCCGATGGCGGCCATCCCGGTCGTTGGGGTGACCCGGACCGGCATTGCGGTTGCCCTCCTGACATTGCCCCTGACGCTGGCGCCGCTGAGTCTGAAGCGGCGGCTGCTCGTGCTGGTCGTGCTTGCCTCGGCCGGTTTCGCCGTCTTTCAGACTGAGCCCATTCAGCGAAAGATGTTCTATTCCGGGAGCGGCACCCTTGCGGAAATCCGCGCCGACAACGCCGATTTTGCAACCACGGGGCGAAGTGCGATGTGGGTCGAAATGAACGAGGCCATCGCCAAGAGACCCTTGCTGGGACATGGGGCAAACGCCTCGGAGTCGTTAATCGTTGATGTGACCAAGGGAGCCCTGACGCATCCGCACAATGACTGGCTGCGCTTGTCGTACGACTACGGCTACCTGGGGGCAGCGATATTTGCTCTGACCCTTCTGGCTCAAACCCTCCACACGCTGAAGCATGCCAGGAGGGCCACGGGCGAAGCTCGCATCCTCCTGTTCAGCGGGGCTTCGTCATTCGTTTCCTTCGCCCTGTTCATGTTCACCGACAACATCCTCCTCTACGCCGCGT
- a CDS encoding oligosaccharide flippase family protein, which yields MRLSLPSINLTTIAYASCPDALRPALDRLKNSETGSRLARGVVWSIAGAASSKTLMLAAWIIVVRVLGKAGYGELGMIQATVGMFAIFAGFSLGLTATKHVAEFRHSDPNRAGRIIALSSLVAIATGGLLALGLAAFAPWIADRTLNAPQLAGVLRIAAVILFLSALNGAQTGALSGFEAFRTIAHINLLVGLISFPILVAGAYFGGLTGAVWALALNCGVNWLLNHLALRRETHRHRIPFNLRGSGREISVMWRFALPAVFAEAMLGPANWLCAALLVNQSHGYEEMGVLGAANQWFTVLFFLPVQLGQVLLPVFSERLGQQDRTQTMKILVFMMKLNALIVLPFVLIASIASPYLMSLYGEGFRSGWPTLVVVLVTTGLVSVLKPVEQIIAAAGNMWLRTLMNLGWAIVFISGTLLLVHHGSVGVASARAAGYMLQTVWMLAFVHRLLAAARTATRAGASDAGGRTNP from the coding sequence ATGCGATTGTCGCTGCCGTCAATCAACCTGACCACGATCGCCTACGCGTCGTGTCCAGATGCGCTGCGTCCAGCTCTGGACAGGCTGAAGAACTCTGAGACCGGCTCCCGGCTCGCCCGGGGAGTCGTCTGGTCGATTGCCGGAGCGGCAAGCTCGAAAACGCTGATGCTGGCCGCCTGGATCATCGTGGTTCGAGTGCTGGGCAAGGCGGGCTACGGCGAACTCGGGATGATCCAGGCCACGGTGGGCATGTTCGCGATCTTCGCCGGGTTCAGTCTGGGGCTGACCGCGACCAAACACGTCGCCGAGTTCCGCCACAGCGATCCGAACCGGGCCGGACGGATTATCGCTCTCTCGAGTCTCGTCGCGATTGCGACTGGCGGACTTCTGGCGCTGGGACTTGCCGCGTTCGCCCCATGGATTGCCGACCGTACTCTCAATGCTCCTCAGTTGGCGGGCGTATTGAGGATCGCGGCGGTGATACTGTTTCTCAGCGCGCTCAATGGCGCCCAGACCGGGGCCCTGTCTGGCTTTGAAGCTTTCAGGACCATTGCTCACATCAATCTGCTGGTCGGACTGATCTCGTTTCCCATTCTGGTTGCCGGGGCTTACTTTGGCGGTTTGACCGGAGCCGTCTGGGCGCTGGCACTCAATTGTGGCGTCAACTGGCTTCTCAACCATCTGGCCCTGCGCAGGGAAACGCACCGGCACAGGATTCCATTCAACCTCAGAGGCAGCGGGCGGGAGATCTCGGTGATGTGGCGGTTCGCCCTGCCGGCCGTCTTCGCCGAAGCGATGCTTGGCCCCGCCAATTGGCTGTGCGCGGCGTTGCTCGTCAACCAGTCGCACGGCTACGAGGAGATGGGAGTGCTTGGCGCCGCCAATCAGTGGTTCACGGTGCTGTTCTTCCTTCCGGTTCAACTAGGCCAGGTCTTGTTACCTGTGTTCTCGGAACGACTTGGTCAGCAGGACCGGACGCAAACGATGAAGATACTCGTCTTCATGATGAAGTTGAATGCGCTCATCGTCTTGCCGTTTGTTCTGATAGCGAGCATTGCCAGCCCCTACCTCATGAGCCTGTACGGCGAGGGCTTCAGAAGCGGTTGGCCGACGCTGGTCGTCGTTCTCGTCACGACCGGACTGGTCAGCGTGCTCAAGCCTGTGGAACAGATCATTGCCGCGGCTGGAAACATGTGGCTCAGGACGCTGATGAACCTGGGATGGGCCATTGTGTTCATCTCGGGAACGCTGCTGCTTGTCCATCACGGATCGGTGGGCGTGGCCAGTGCGAGAGCCGCGGGCTATATGCTCCAGACAGTCTGGATGCTGGCCTTCGTTCACCGGCTCCTGGCCGCAGCCAGGACGGCCACACGCGCCGGCGCGTCCGACGCTGGCGGCCGGACGAATCCGTGA
- a CDS encoding FkbM family methyltransferase — MFFLTKIYVLLYGWVQDRFGIQLKGLGFFLRLNRRDRNFSIHGQTMRFDHRVAAAYCRLVAGSWNEPETHLFLDTVIGGHEGPVTFIDVGASVGEFVIDVARHTNVARIVAFEPIEECAEAVRRSAELNGRRNVEVIGKLVNEDGRPGVLRFEVRRPTAASTAETVEGVSRDIPATTLDLALGGVEGTSALLIDVEGAEPGVLRGGREFLRRCAPLIIFEFNATSREHFSLDDIRGVLGEGWKIYRLTRSGTLDLDFERSWNCVAVSAKSPFGPVCENLFHSRRS, encoded by the coding sequence ATGTTCTTCCTGACGAAAATCTACGTCCTGCTCTACGGGTGGGTTCAGGATCGCTTCGGGATCCAGCTGAAGGGGCTGGGATTTTTCCTGAGGTTGAATCGGCGCGACCGCAACTTCTCGATCCACGGCCAGACCATGCGCTTTGACCATCGTGTCGCCGCAGCCTATTGCAGACTGGTTGCCGGCAGCTGGAATGAGCCTGAGACCCATCTCTTTCTGGACACCGTGATTGGCGGGCACGAGGGGCCGGTAACGTTCATCGATGTCGGCGCGAGCGTCGGGGAGTTCGTAATCGATGTCGCCCGCCACACCAACGTCGCCCGCATCGTGGCGTTCGAGCCGATCGAGGAATGTGCGGAAGCCGTCCGCAGGAGCGCCGAGCTGAACGGTCGACGCAATGTCGAAGTGATCGGGAAGTTGGTCAACGAGGACGGACGCCCGGGGGTTCTGCGCTTCGAAGTGCGAAGGCCAACAGCTGCCTCGACGGCGGAAACGGTCGAGGGGGTATCCCGCGACATACCCGCAACGACGCTGGATCTGGCGCTCGGTGGCGTCGAGGGGACCTCGGCGCTGCTCATTGATGTGGAAGGCGCCGAGCCGGGAGTGCTCCGAGGTGGCCGGGAATTTCTGCGCCGCTGTGCTCCGTTGATCATCTTCGAGTTCAATGCCACGAGTCGAGAGCACTTCAGCCTCGACGACATTCGCGGCGTGCTCGGAGAGGGATGGAAGATCTATCGACTGACCAGGTCGGGCACGCTCGACCTGGACTTCGAACGATCGTGGAATTGCGTGGCGGTCAGCGCGAAGAGCCCGTTCGGGCCGGTGTGCGAAAACCTGTTTCACTCTCGCCGGTCTTGA
- a CDS encoding GDP-L-fucose synthase, producing the protein MTTLNPDSRIFVAGHAGLVGSAILRRLNAGGFQRVLCATRDQLDLRDQAAVNYWFRANRPEFVFLVAGTVGGIMANSTRPAEFIYDNMMIHATVVHAAHLFKAEKLLYLGSSCIYPRECPQPIREEYLLTGPLEPTNEAYAIAKIAGIKLCQSYRRQYGSNFISAMPTNLYGPNDNFDLQSSHVLPALIRKFHDAREAGNPDVTIWGTGSPKREFLHVDDLADCCVYLMGHYEDTGHINVGTGVDLSIRELADMVRLAVYPAARLVFDTTKPDGSPRKLLDVSRLHALGWRHRIALEEGIAQSYRWFLENHAAARGAMSVA; encoded by the coding sequence ATGACCACTCTCAACCCCGACTCCAGAATCTTCGTGGCCGGCCATGCCGGTCTTGTCGGCTCGGCCATCCTGCGCCGGCTGAACGCCGGAGGTTTCCAGCGCGTTCTGTGCGCGACCAGAGACCAGCTTGACCTGCGCGATCAGGCTGCCGTGAATTACTGGTTCCGGGCCAACCGCCCGGAATTCGTGTTTCTGGTGGCAGGCACCGTCGGCGGCATCATGGCGAACTCCACGCGGCCGGCGGAATTCATCTACGACAACATGATGATTCACGCCACCGTTGTCCACGCCGCGCATCTGTTCAAGGCAGAGAAGCTGCTCTATCTGGGCAGTTCCTGCATCTACCCGCGCGAGTGCCCGCAGCCTATTCGCGAGGAGTATCTCCTGACCGGTCCGCTTGAACCCACCAACGAGGCGTATGCCATCGCGAAGATTGCCGGCATCAAGTTGTGTCAGTCGTACAGGCGCCAGTACGGCAGCAACTTCATCTCGGCGATGCCGACGAACCTATACGGCCCCAACGACAACTTCGATTTGCAGAGCTCGCACGTGCTGCCCGCGCTCATCAGGAAGTTTCACGATGCCAGGGAGGCGGGGAATCCGGACGTGACTATCTGGGGCACCGGCTCGCCCAAGCGCGAGTTCCTCCACGTGGACGATCTCGCTGACTGCTGCGTGTATCTGATGGGTCACTACGAAGACACCGGCCACATCAACGTGGGCACCGGGGTCGACCTGTCCATCAGGGAACTCGCGGACATGGTGCGCCTGGCTGTCTATCCCGCCGCGCGCCTGGTCTTCGACACCACCAAGCCCGACGGCTCGCCGCGGAAGCTCCTCGACGTGTCGCGCTTGCACGCGCTTGGCTGGCGCCACCGCATTGCGCTCGAAGAAGGCATCGCCCAGTCGTATCGCTGGTTCCTCGAGAACCACGCCGCGGCCCGTGGCGCGATGTCGGTTGCGTAG
- a CDS encoding polysaccharide biosynthesis tyrosine autokinase produces MSDHVNPGAPVPATPTPGTPTPGAPARSARERRGQGQGQGQGYGGYGSYGGYGGYSPYGGPVGPDGGARAKAAQLVGNVKTIYRHRWIALTTAVVIFLIVAVQTFTATPIYQARVQLLLEPENPNVVSFKQVIDQEQWTEEYYRTQFTILQSRALARRTINTLKLWENPEFGGSGGQKKTPFSVMGTVRGATSAATGWVMGLFSGPPKATASVANANETAAQSGLIDAFLGGLSVTPIRNSRLVDIEYASPDPAMAATIINTVAKQYIEQNLEYKFLSSKEASDWLGQQLVVERKKLEDSERALQEYREQGDAVALEDRQNIVVQRLTDLNTAYTKARTDRFEKEALYSQLSSLQNNRSALDTFPAILSNTFIQQLKSQLSDLQRQRAQMAERLGDKHPDMIKLVMAIQGAEARLDAEINKVVQSVHNEFLSAQAQERSLAGALEGQKRDALSLNAKGIQYGVLRREAESNKLMYDALMQRSKETGISGELKTSNIRIVDQAEVPRSPILPRKSRDLLLGLLGGLMAGIALAFVVEYVDNRIRNPEELKQLGLSFLGLIPALGKKEMVIAGSPFLHDGVPTSFTEAFRAIRTNVLFSTAEAGSRSMVITSTQPGEGKTTVAANLAMTLAQTGQRVLLVDADMRKSRHHDIFKIPTNPGLSSILVGVAKPGEAVVKTAMPSLWVLPAGPHPPNPSELLGSARFKDLLASFQQNFDWVILDAPPVMAVTDASVVAHLTNGVVFIVGCEQVSRYMVGTALEQLRASKATIMGFVLNRVNLQRNPYYYSHYYKREYATYYSSDAKT; encoded by the coding sequence ATGTCTGATCACGTGAACCCCGGTGCGCCAGTACCGGCCACTCCGACTCCTGGCACGCCAACTCCGGGCGCGCCGGCCCGATCGGCGCGGGAGAGGCGAGGGCAGGGGCAGGGCCAGGGCCAGGGGTACGGCGGTTACGGGTCGTACGGCGGGTATGGTGGATATAGCCCGTACGGCGGCCCTGTCGGTCCCGACGGCGGCGCGCGCGCGAAGGCGGCCCAACTGGTGGGCAACGTCAAGACGATCTACCGGCATCGATGGATCGCGTTGACGACGGCGGTTGTCATCTTCCTGATCGTGGCGGTCCAGACGTTTACGGCCACGCCCATCTACCAGGCCCGCGTTCAACTGCTCCTCGAGCCCGAAAATCCAAACGTCGTCTCTTTCAAGCAAGTCATCGATCAGGAGCAGTGGACCGAGGAGTACTACCGGACGCAGTTCACCATTCTGCAGAGCCGCGCTCTTGCTCGCCGCACGATCAACACACTCAAGCTGTGGGAGAACCCTGAATTTGGCGGCAGTGGCGGCCAGAAGAAGACGCCGTTCAGCGTAATGGGAACCGTCAGGGGAGCCACATCGGCCGCGACGGGTTGGGTGATGGGCCTCTTCTCCGGCCCTCCGAAGGCCACAGCCAGCGTGGCGAACGCCAACGAAACCGCCGCGCAGTCGGGGTTGATTGACGCGTTCCTCGGCGGCCTCTCTGTGACCCCGATTCGCAACAGCCGCCTGGTGGACATCGAGTACGCATCGCCCGACCCGGCGATGGCGGCGACGATCATCAATACGGTGGCCAAGCAGTACATCGAACAGAACCTCGAGTACAAGTTTCTGTCGAGCAAGGAAGCCTCGGACTGGCTCGGGCAGCAACTGGTCGTCGAACGCAAGAAACTCGAAGACAGCGAGCGGGCGCTGCAGGAGTACCGCGAGCAAGGTGATGCGGTTGCCCTCGAAGACCGTCAGAACATCGTTGTCCAGCGCCTGACCGATCTGAACACCGCCTACACCAAGGCGCGAACGGATCGTTTCGAGAAGGAAGCGCTATATAGCCAGTTGAGCAGCCTTCAAAACAACCGCTCGGCCCTCGATACCTTCCCCGCGATTCTGTCGAACACGTTCATTCAACAACTGAAGTCGCAGTTGTCGGACCTGCAGCGGCAGCGCGCGCAGATGGCCGAACGTCTGGGCGACAAGCACCCCGACATGATCAAACTGGTGATGGCGATCCAGGGCGCGGAGGCTCGGCTCGACGCCGAAATCAACAAGGTTGTCCAGTCCGTGCACAACGAGTTCCTGTCGGCTCAGGCCCAGGAACGCAGTCTGGCTGGCGCTCTCGAAGGGCAGAAGCGGGACGCGCTCTCGCTGAACGCCAAGGGCATCCAGTACGGCGTGCTGCGCCGCGAGGCCGAGAGTAACAAGCTGATGTACGACGCGCTGATGCAGCGCTCCAAGGAAACCGGCATCTCGGGCGAGCTGAAGACCAGCAACATCCGGATTGTCGATCAGGCCGAGGTCCCGCGCAGCCCGATCCTGCCGCGGAAATCCAGGGACCTGCTGCTGGGATTGCTGGGCGGACTGATGGCCGGCATCGCCCTGGCGTTCGTCGTCGAATACGTGGACAACCGCATCAGGAACCCCGAAGAGCTCAAGCAACTTGGCCTGTCATTCCTGGGATTGATTCCGGCTCTTGGCAAGAAGGAGATGGTCATCGCCGGCTCGCCGTTCCTGCACGACGGCGTGCCGACGAGCTTCACCGAGGCGTTCCGCGCGATTCGCACGAACGTTCTTTTCTCGACCGCCGAAGCGGGTTCGCGGTCGATGGTGATCACCAGCACGCAGCCGGGCGAGGGGAAGACGACGGTCGCGGCGAATTTGGCGATGACATTGGCGCAGACCGGGCAGCGGGTGCTGCTGGTGGACGCCGACATGCGCAAGTCGCGCCACCACGACATATTCAAGATCCCGACGAATCCTGGTCTCTCGAGCATTCTGGTTGGCGTCGCCAAGCCTGGCGAGGCCGTCGTCAAGACCGCCATGCCGTCACTCTGGGTGTTGCCGGCCGGCCCGCATCCGCCGAACCCGTCGGAACTGCTGGGCTCAGCGCGCTTCAAGGACCTGCTGGCCAGCTTCCAGCAGAACTTCGACTGGGTGATCCTGGATGCGCCCCCTGTGATGGCGGTGACCGATGCGTCGGTGGTTGCCCACCTCACCAACGGCGTGGTGTTCATCGTTGGATGTGAACAGGTGAGCCGTTACATGGTGGGGACCGCCCTCGAACAGTTGCGCGCGTCGAAGGCCACGATCATGGGCTTCGTCCTGAACCGCGTCAATCTGCAGCGCAACCCGTACTACTACTCGCACTACTACAAGCGCGAGTACGCCACCTACTACTCGAGCGACGCGAAGACGTAG
- a CDS encoding outer membrane beta-barrel protein, whose amino-acid sequence MLVICGPAFAQIQAPAPPPADPIQSQDPWEQARVRIGPLAFTPSFLLKNLGWDTNVFNELVNPKKDFTVTAGGLVNWWLRAGDMRLIGSDSLDGMYFATYASQRAMNHSHSLRIEYRGNRLRPYALGSYSSIKDRPGYEIDTRARHTETALGGGLDMRLAGKTRLDFAGRRTTYAFARGETFAGTTLAHLLNQKGTFGIATLRYAATPLTTLTLLGEYGQERFDESLARNNDSYRVMAGVELDPFALIKGSAKVGYRRVNMISPTIPDFAGLVAEVNLSYVLLGQTRFGVGVNREPQFSYSVTQPYYVLTGVTGSVRQGLGLGWDVEARGATQQLAYRQVSGITESVAGRVDRVHSYGGGIGYRLSPGIRMGANVDYYQRRSVTYGSAYKTLRYGLAATYEF is encoded by the coding sequence GTGCTGGTGATCTGCGGGCCCGCATTCGCCCAGATCCAGGCCCCGGCGCCACCACCCGCAGACCCAATCCAATCGCAGGACCCGTGGGAACAAGCGCGTGTCAGGATCGGTCCGCTGGCCTTTACGCCCAGCTTCCTGCTGAAGAACCTCGGTTGGGACACCAACGTGTTCAACGAACTCGTGAATCCCAAGAAGGACTTCACCGTGACGGCGGGCGGGCTCGTCAACTGGTGGTTGCGCGCGGGAGACATGCGCCTGATCGGGAGCGACTCGTTGGACGGCATGTACTTCGCGACGTATGCGTCTCAGCGGGCCATGAACCACAGCCACAGCCTGCGGATCGAGTACCGGGGCAACCGGCTGCGGCCCTATGCGCTGGGCTCGTACTCGTCGATCAAGGACCGGCCCGGCTACGAAATCGACACGCGCGCCCGCCACACCGAGACTGCGTTGGGTGGAGGGCTGGACATGCGGCTTGCCGGCAAGACACGTCTCGACTTTGCTGGCCGGCGTACCACTTATGCGTTTGCCAGGGGCGAGACATTCGCGGGAACCACGCTGGCGCATCTCCTGAATCAGAAAGGCACGTTCGGCATTGCCACTCTGCGTTACGCGGCGACGCCGTTGACCACGCTGACGCTGCTGGGCGAGTACGGGCAGGAACGATTCGACGAGTCGCTCGCGCGCAACAACGACTCGTACCGCGTCATGGCCGGCGTCGAACTCGATCCGTTCGCCCTGATCAAAGGCAGCGCCAAGGTGGGGTACCGGCGCGTCAATATGATCTCGCCCACCATCCCCGACTTCGCGGGCCTGGTGGCGGAAGTCAATCTGAGCTATGTCCTGCTTGGCCAGACCCGTTTTGGCGTCGGCGTCAATCGCGAACCTCAGTTTTCGTACAGCGTTACTCAGCCGTACTACGTCTTGACGGGCGTCACTGGTTCGGTGCGCCAGGGGTTGGGCCTGGGCTGGGACGTCGAGGCCCGCGGGGCCACGCAACAACTGGCCTACCGCCAGGTGTCCGGCATTACTGAAAGCGTCGCGGGACGGGTTGATCGCGTTCATTCGTACGGTGGAGGAATCGGCTATCGTCTCAGTCCTGGCATCCGCATGGGCGCCAACGTCGATTACTATCAGCGCCGCTCGGTCACATACGGCAGCGCCTACAAGACCTTGCGCTACGGCCTCGCGGCCACCTACGAGTTCTAG
- a CDS encoding polysaccharide export protein, giving the protein MIPRTFSAIAVFVLVLSIVSPADGQAPADLQTPAGAAQGKGSYVIGPQDVLSITVWDQADMSGKFTVETDGSFTFPLIGRIAAAGLTLRELETALRKRLADGYFKSPQVSVAVEQYRSQRIFVIGEVRSPGAYQLTGDMTLIEALARAGSTTVDAAGEAVISRPPAGKAATAPVMPNPDAGVEVIRVNIRDLQSGQLSQNVALRDGDTIYVPRAETIYVFGQVKSPGAYPLRTMDTTVLQALSLAGGITDRGSTSRIKIVRLVNGQKKEINAKLGDAVKPGDTIIVRERFF; this is encoded by the coding sequence GTGATTCCGAGAACTTTTTCCGCCATCGCTGTCTTCGTTCTCGTCCTGTCGATTGTCTCCCCGGCCGACGGGCAGGCACCCGCGGACTTACAGACGCCCGCCGGCGCGGCTCAGGGAAAGGGCAGCTACGTCATCGGCCCTCAGGACGTGCTGTCGATTACGGTCTGGGATCAGGCCGACATGTCCGGCAAGTTCACCGTCGAAACCGACGGTAGCTTCACGTTCCCGCTCATCGGCCGGATTGCAGCAGCCGGCCTGACGCTGCGCGAGCTCGAGACGGCACTTCGGAAGCGCCTCGCGGACGGTTACTTCAAGTCGCCCCAGGTGTCCGTCGCGGTGGAGCAATACCGCAGCCAGCGCATCTTCGTCATCGGCGAAGTGCGATCGCCTGGCGCCTATCAACTGACCGGCGACATGACGCTGATCGAGGCCCTGGCCCGCGCCGGATCGACCACGGTGGATGCCGCTGGCGAAGCGGTGATCTCGCGCCCGCCCGCCGGCAAAGCGGCGACCGCGCCCGTCATGCCCAACCCGGACGCCGGTGTGGAAGTGATCCGCGTCAACATCCGAGACCTGCAGAGCGGCCAGCTCTCACAGAATGTCGCGCTCCGGGACGGGGACACGATCTACGTGCCACGCGCCGAGACGATCTACGTGTTCGGCCAGGTGAAGAGCCCCGGCGCCTACCCGCTGCGCACGATGGATACGACGGTGCTGCAGGCGCTGTCGCTGGCTGGCGGCATCACGGACCGCGGCTCGACGAGCCGGATCAAGATTGTCAGGCTGGTGAACGGCCAGAAGAAGGAAATCAACGCCAAGCTTGGCGACGCGGTCAAGCCCGGCGACACGATCATCGTTCGCGAGCGGTTCTTCTAA
- a CDS encoding AAA family ATPase codes for MFERAINRQILARLREPRRLMQVILGPRQVGKTTSIRQVLSAIDFPSHYVTADTATLQSATWLDEQWARARQMCSDSQRPVVLAVDEVQKISNWASWVKRLWDEDSYAGRDVRVLLSGSSPLLMQQGLAESLAGRFETLPMTHWVWPECRDAFGWDLDTFIFFGGYPGAAPLIDDIERWRAYVLDSVIETTVSRDMLLMTRIDKPALLRRVFHLACEYAGRELTFEKMLGRLNDAGNTTTVAHYLDLLDSAGLVAGLQKYAGDASRRRRSTPKLVAHNTALVSAVMGRSFSSTRSDPAAWGRSVEAAVGAHLLAQARRDRGAVYYWRTKVRGLDVEVDYVTVRGADVTAIEVKSGATTGSLEGLGAFRSAFGSSVTTQLVGTGGLPIEEFLSQG; via the coding sequence ATGTTCGAACGCGCAATCAACCGTCAGATCCTGGCCCGACTCCGGGAGCCCCGCCGCCTCATGCAGGTCATCCTCGGGCCCAGGCAGGTGGGGAAGACCACGTCGATCCGGCAGGTGCTGTCTGCCATCGACTTCCCATCACACTATGTCACCGCCGACACGGCGACGCTCCAATCCGCCACCTGGCTTGACGAGCAGTGGGCGCGCGCCCGCCAGATGTGCTCGGACTCGCAGCGCCCCGTCGTGCTGGCGGTCGACGAGGTGCAGAAGATCTCCAACTGGGCGTCCTGGGTGAAACGTCTGTGGGATGAGGACAGCTACGCGGGTCGTGATGTGCGTGTGCTCCTCAGCGGCTCTTCTCCACTCCTCATGCAGCAGGGGCTGGCCGAGAGTCTGGCCGGACGCTTCGAGACGCTTCCCATGACCCACTGGGTGTGGCCCGAATGTCGCGACGCGTTCGGATGGGATCTCGACACCTTCATCTTCTTCGGCGGATACCCGGGAGCGGCGCCCTTGATCGACGACATCGAGCGATGGCGCGCGTACGTCCTCGACTCCGTGATCGAGACCACCGTCTCGCGCGACATGCTCCTCATGACGCGCATCGATAAGCCCGCGCTCCTCCGGCGGGTCTTCCACCTGGCGTGCGAATATGCGGGACGCGAGCTGACGTTCGAGAAGATGCTCGGACGACTCAACGATGCTGGCAACACGACCACCGTGGCGCACTATCTCGACTTGCTGGATTCGGCCGGTCTCGTCGCGGGGCTTCAAAAGTACGCCGGTGACGCGTCACGGCGGCGGCGTTCGACACCCAAGCTCGTGGCGCACAACACGGCGCTCGTCAGCGCGGTGATGGGTCGCTCCTTCTCCAGCACCCGATCGGATCCAGCCGCCTGGGGTCGATCGGTGGAAGCCGCGGTCGGCGCGCACCTGCTTGCGCAGGCGCGCCGCGACCGCGGTGCGGTCTATTACTGGCGGACGAAGGTGCGCGGATTGGACGTCGAGGTCGACTATGTGACGGTTCGGGGGGCGGACGTGACCGCGATCGAGGTCAAGAGCGGCGCGACGACCGGATCGCTCGAAGGACTCGGGGCCTTCCGATCGGCGTTCGGCTCGTCTGTGACGACGCAACTGGTCGGCACCGGGGGCCTCCCGATTGAGGAGTTCCTCTCCCAGGGCTGA